In Silene latifolia isolate original U9 population chromosome X, ASM4854445v1, whole genome shotgun sequence, the following proteins share a genomic window:
- the LOC141620686 gene encoding uncharacterized protein LOC141620686, whose translation MNEEKKFSKFLDMLKKLEVSLPFTEVVTQMPLYTKFLKDVLTNKRSIGGDGLVSLRGECSVVLLNPMPEKLQDPSSFSIPWTVGNVSIKKALCDLGASVSIIPLPISKKIGLNDMIPTSMTLQLADRSVQRPMGVIEDVLVKVGNFFIPADFVVLDIPEDQQTPIILGRPFLATGDANISVKEGKLTFIVGGNVFEFSLTGAISQPMFESVYSIDILEEAIEEAKDKCSEEHLEEDYEVLPPILDKVEGPSPPKVDLKPLPPSLEYAYLDEAHSFPVIINADLTASEKEKNLESS comes from the coding sequence ATGAATGAGGAGAAGAAATTCTCCAAATTCTTGGATATGTTGAAGAAGCTTGAAGTTTCATTGCCTTTCACCGAGGTAGTGACACAAATGCCACTCTACACAAAATTCTTGAAGGATGTGTTGACCAACAAGAGGAGTATTGGAGGAGATGGTCTAGTCTCTCTTAGAGGAGAATGTAGTGTGGTATTACTCAACCCCATGCCGGAAAAATTACAAGATCCGAGTAGTTTTTCCATCCCATGGACGGTGGGTAATGTGAGTATCAAAAAGGCACTTTGTGATCTTGGTGCTAGTGTTAGTATTATTCCTCTCCCCATTTCCAAGAAGATTGGGTTGAATGACATGATTCCCACCTCAATGACGCTACAACTCGCGGATAGATCGGTGCAAAGACCGATGGGTGTGATTGAAGATGTACTGGTCAAGGTTGGTAACTTCTTTATCCCGGCGGACTTTGTTGTTCTTGATATTCCGGAGGATCAACAAAcaccaatcatcctaggaaggccTTTTCTAGCAACCGGGGATGCCAATATTAGTGTCAAAGAGGGGAAGCTCACCTTTATAGTCGGAGGGAATGTTTTTGAATTCTCTTTGACCGGAGCCATATCACAACCAATGTTTGAGAGTGTCTATTCTATAGACATATTGGAAGAGGCAATTGAAGAAGCTAAAGATAAGTGCTCGGAGGAGCATTTGGAGGAAGATTATGAAGTCTTGCCACCTATCTTGGATAAAGTTGAGGGTCCGAGCCCTCCTAAGGTAGATCTCAAACCTTTGCCTCCATCCCTTGAATATGCCTATCTTGATGAGGCACACTCCTTCCCCGTGATCATCAATGCGGACCTAACGGCttctgaaaaagaaaaaaatcttgAAAGTTCTTAA